CTTCCAGTCCGGCCGCACGGCCGCGTCCCATCTGCGCGCCGGCGTGGCCGCGCTGCTCTCGGAGGACCTCGAGCTGGACGGCGTCCCGCGCAGCCCCGGCGTGTCCGGCCGACGCGGGCTGACCTCGGACGCCGAGGAGGAGCTGACCGCCTGGATGCGTGCCCACCTGCGGCTGAGCTGGTGGGAGGCGCCGGAGGGCGTCGACGCCGCCGAGGTGGCCGCGGCCGTGACCCGCGAGCTCTCCCCGGCGCTGCACTCCACCGGCGTGGACCGCCCGTGGGACCGCCTCACCGAGAGCCGCCGGGCGATCGTCCAGCGGGCCCGCCGCTCGGCGACCCTCTGACGCTCACCCGCCGTCTTCCCCTCCCGCCGTTCGGGCCGCGACGCCCGCCGCGCTCACCTGTGAGGATGAGGTGCGTCACAGGCTGATCACGGCCGCGTGTCACCCGCTCGTCGTTCGCTTCGGAGGCCCGATGACTCGCACCCGCACCCCCCTGCTCCTGACGACCGGCGCCATGGCGGCGCTCGCCTTGGCGACCGGTTGCGCGGCCGAGGAGGAGGTCTCGGCACCGGCCACGACGTCGACTCCTTCCTCCTCCACCATGGCCGCGACGGCTGCCGCGTCCAGCTCGCCCGACGCCCTCGCCTCGAGCTCTGCGATGGTCTCATCGGCCTCAACACCGAGTGCGGCCTCCTCCGAGAACACCGCCGGTGCGGAGTCGGAGACAGATGCCCCCACGACGTCGGCGCCGCCTGCGGCTCCGACGGGGAGCGGGGAATCCGAGACAGAGGGTGACGAGGACTCCTTCGAGGCCTCGGCGGTCGCGGAGGCCGGGGCGGAGTCCGATGAAGGCGACGACTCCGACGGCGGATCCGGGACCTCCGGTGACACAGCCGGCTCGGGCGAGCTGG
This Micrococcus flavus DNA region includes the following protein-coding sequences:
- a CDS encoding GIY-YIG nuclease family protein, with product MRTPHPAFTPSPATGALLALTAARAVPHAEFVAAAPDAPGVVGVHVDLDGARRLGLTDRALAGGLVYVIAAPVSLRDRAVRAHFQSGRTAASHLRAGVAALLSEDLELDGVPRSPGVSGRRGLTSDAEEELTAWMRAHLRLSWWEAPEGVDAAEVAAAVTRELSPALHSTGVDRPWDRLTESRRAIVQRARRSATL